The following proteins come from a genomic window of Pedosphaera parvula Ellin514:
- a CDS encoding alpha/beta hydrolase-fold protein, translating to MKPHFAPKVQSSKLLPPILGFLLLLFCLESFSATNEASLRFEVTLKQGLVATPQTGRLLVILNQKESPEPRFAINDGSVIIGRDADDFVSSQKLLLDHSTISCPIPNPSELPTGDYFVQALLMVNQDLRLPNAPGDLYSSVAKVHIDHAISNTVCLQLSQQIGPEQLPADTELVKFVQIQSALLSKFHGRPIYLRAGIILPRNFNRKPSETYPLWVRVGGLDTRYTAVHSMMGEKSDFQKTWLADGTPQMIMLQLDGAGPYGDCYQINSDNNGPYGDAITQELIPYVERHFRGIGKSRARVLSGASTGGWASLALQIFYPDFFNGVWSSSPDGVDFRAFELIDIYSDTNAYVNKFGFERPSERTLQGDTKLIMRREVLMENVLGRGNSWTLSGGQWCAWNAAYGPRGADGQPIPLWDPQTGKLNHEVAEKWKSHDLNLILHKNWKALAPKLQGKIHIAVGDADNYFLNNGVHLMDSFLSHADPAYRGRIVYGPVKGHTWSDVSMREMMNEMKAATEK from the coding sequence TTGAAACCACATTTTGCTCCAAAAGTGCAGTCTTCCAAGCTGCTCCCGCCAATCCTGGGTTTTCTTCTTTTACTCTTCTGTCTCGAGAGCTTCTCTGCAACCAACGAAGCCAGCCTCCGCTTTGAGGTGACTCTCAAGCAGGGCCTTGTCGCAACGCCTCAAACCGGACGTCTTTTGGTCATCCTTAACCAAAAGGAATCTCCCGAACCGAGGTTCGCCATCAACGACGGCTCTGTCATCATTGGCCGCGATGCCGACGATTTTGTTTCGTCTCAAAAACTCCTGCTCGATCACTCAACCATTTCCTGCCCTATTCCCAATCCTTCCGAACTCCCGACAGGAGATTATTTTGTCCAGGCATTGCTGATGGTGAATCAAGACCTTCGCCTGCCGAATGCCCCTGGTGATTTGTACAGTTCGGTTGCCAAAGTTCATATCGATCACGCCATAAGTAATACAGTCTGTCTCCAACTCAGTCAGCAGATTGGACCAGAGCAATTACCAGCAGATACCGAGCTCGTAAAATTCGTTCAAATACAATCAGCTCTCCTGAGCAAATTCCATGGCCGCCCCATCTATCTGCGGGCAGGAATTATTCTGCCGCGCAATTTTAACCGGAAGCCTTCCGAAACATATCCCCTCTGGGTGCGCGTTGGCGGACTGGATACCCGTTACACCGCCGTGCACTCTATGATGGGCGAAAAATCTGATTTTCAAAAGACCTGGCTTGCAGACGGAACTCCACAAATGATCATGTTGCAACTGGACGGCGCCGGTCCTTATGGCGATTGCTACCAAATCAACTCCGATAATAACGGTCCCTACGGCGATGCCATCACGCAGGAACTGATTCCTTATGTGGAAAGGCACTTTCGAGGAATTGGCAAGAGCCGGGCTCGCGTGCTTTCCGGCGCTTCTACTGGTGGTTGGGCATCGCTGGCGCTCCAGATATTCTATCCTGATTTTTTCAATGGTGTCTGGAGCTCCTCACCGGACGGGGTGGATTTCCGCGCCTTCGAATTGATCGACATTTATTCTGACACAAATGCCTACGTAAATAAGTTTGGATTTGAACGGCCGAGTGAGCGGACTTTGCAAGGAGACACCAAATTAATCATGCGCCGCGAAGTGCTGATGGAAAATGTCCTCGGTCGCGGAAACAGTTGGACCTTATCCGGTGGACAATGGTGCGCCTGGAATGCTGCTTATGGACCCAGGGGAGCCGATGGTCAGCCAATACCATTATGGGATCCTCAAACCGGGAAGCTAAACCATGAGGTGGCTGAAAAATGGAAGAGCCATGACCTGAATCTAATTCTGCACAAGAATTGGAAAGCCCTTGCCCCTAAACTTCAGGGCAAAATTCATATCGCCGTGGGCGATGCGGACAACTATTTCCTCAATAATGGCGTCCACCTGATGGACAGTTTCCTTTCGCATGCAGATCCTGCCTACCGAGGCCGGATTGTTTATGGCCCGGTCAAAGGCCACACTTGGTCCGACGTTTCCATGCGGGAAATGATGAATGAAATGAAAGCGGCGACTGAAAAGTAG
- a CDS encoding 3-keto-disaccharide hydrolase: MKPAAPQAASASDSDVNFEKAAATPSAPLAGAGWKSLFDGKSLQGWELTPFGGHGTTEVESGLIVINMGDQLTGINWTNEVPKVDYEIALDAMRVEGSDFFCGLTFPVKDSYCSLILGGWGGALVGLSSINGEDASENETSQYHKFEKGRWYRVRVRVTAEKIEAWLDEKNIIDVSTEGKKISLRYGDIERSKPLGIATWQTTGAIRQIKLRHLDAAETVGK, translated from the coding sequence ATGAAGCCAGCAGCACCACAGGCTGCCTCAGCAAGTGATTCGGATGTTAATTTTGAAAAAGCGGCTGCCACGCCTTCGGCTCCATTGGCCGGAGCAGGATGGAAGAGTCTCTTTGATGGCAAGTCTCTGCAAGGTTGGGAACTTACGCCATTTGGAGGACATGGGACGACGGAGGTGGAATCCGGGTTGATTGTAATCAACATGGGTGACCAATTGACTGGCATCAACTGGACCAATGAGGTGCCGAAAGTGGATTATGAAATCGCGCTCGATGCGATGCGAGTGGAGGGGTCGGATTTCTTTTGTGGACTTACATTTCCCGTGAAGGATTCGTATTGCAGCCTGATCCTGGGTGGATGGGGCGGCGCATTGGTTGGTCTGTCCAGTATTAATGGTGAGGATGCCTCTGAGAACGAGACCTCGCAGTATCACAAATTTGAAAAGGGCAGGTGGTACCGCGTGCGAGTGCGGGTGACAGCAGAGAAGATTGAAGCCTGGCTGGATGAAAAGAACATCATTGATGTATCGACTGAAGGGAAAAAGATTTCCCTGCGTTACGGAGATATCGAACGCTCAAAGCCGCTTGGCATTGCCACGTGGCAGACGACCGGGGCGATACGGCAAATCAAATTGCGTCATCTGGATGCTGCAGAAACGGTTGGAAAATAG
- a CDS encoding DUF167 domain-containing protein — protein MTTPGFLRILPDGLLLSIKLQPRASANQIGEPLGNELRIKVTAPPVDAAANEALLRLLADILKCPRGKVELVRGHTSRHKVIKLHGLEANAVLTRLISHD, from the coding sequence ATGACCACACCCGGTTTTCTTCGAATCCTGCCGGATGGACTTTTACTTTCGATTAAGCTGCAACCGCGAGCCTCCGCGAATCAAATCGGGGAGCCTCTTGGCAATGAACTACGGATCAAAGTCACCGCACCTCCCGTGGATGCAGCCGCAAACGAAGCGTTGCTTCGACTCCTTGCTGATATTTTGAAATGTCCTCGCGGCAAGGTTGAACTCGTGCGTGGCCATACCTCCCGTCACAAAGTAATTAAATTGCATGGGTTGGAAGCCAATGCCGTGTTGACCAGGCTTATTTCCCACGATTGA
- a CDS encoding sodium/calcium exchanger membrane region: MRLPTRPYLVLLYTVQSEIVKCIEATGSVAPWLFLVLFLLASFLMIWRLENMAKSGLEGTILGTLVMPYCSGIGNLIFAYVLGRQGGEASEVMTNCLVNNVTNMTFILGFPAIFWNMSIIPQKQDNNGKGKKKKKKKKEPKSSQNVYKLNKLSLLLTLIAVLFFTGATWIVGGDGKIDFADGIVLVGIFLFWQCFHVFEVLKGNVQQNRSFDWMLAVDLLLLGVGAFAVYISTDWLVAYVSKIHTGFISAKYIGWLSGWLMVVPNGMLAIYYAITKRPEVVYTSQVGDGHICIPLCIGIFALFKSITMPQFFQAGMLLLVGATVVHLLFVGFFNRLPRLAGLGLTAAYGYFLYKGLLK; the protein is encoded by the coding sequence GTGCGATTGCCAACTCGCCCGTATCTTGTTTTACTCTACACGGTGCAGTCAGAAATCGTAAAATGTATTGAAGCAACCGGCTCGGTCGCCCCATGGCTGTTCCTCGTCCTCTTTCTCCTTGCCTCCTTCCTCATGATCTGGCGGTTGGAAAATATGGCTAAATCAGGCTTGGAAGGAACAATCCTGGGAACCCTTGTCATGCCCTACTGCTCCGGGATCGGGAATCTAATATTCGCATATGTACTCGGCAGGCAGGGTGGAGAAGCCAGCGAAGTAATGACGAATTGCCTCGTGAACAACGTCACGAACATGACCTTCATTCTCGGCTTCCCTGCCATCTTTTGGAACATGAGCATCATTCCCCAAAAGCAGGACAATAATGGGAAGGGAAAGAAGAAGAAGAAGAAGAAAAAGGAACCCAAATCCAGTCAGAACGTGTACAAGCTCAACAAACTCTCCCTGCTGCTGACCCTCATCGCTGTTTTGTTCTTCACGGGCGCCACCTGGATTGTGGGCGGGGATGGAAAGATCGACTTTGCTGACGGGATTGTGCTCGTTGGCATCTTTCTATTCTGGCAATGCTTTCACGTCTTTGAAGTGCTGAAAGGCAATGTTCAGCAGAATCGCAGCTTCGATTGGATGCTGGCAGTCGATTTGCTCCTGTTGGGTGTGGGGGCTTTCGCTGTCTACATTAGCACCGATTGGCTGGTAGCCTATGTTTCAAAAATTCATACCGGTTTTATCAGCGCCAAATACATCGGTTGGCTCAGCGGCTGGTTGATGGTGGTGCCAAATGGTATGCTGGCAATTTACTACGCCATCACGAAACGCCCTGAAGTCGTCTATACCTCGCAGGTCGGGGACGGACACATTTGCATCCCGCTCTGCATCGGCATCTTTGCTTTGTTTAAATCCATAACAATGCCTCAGTTCTTCCAGGCGGGCATGCTTCTGCTGGTTGGGGCGACCGTAGTGCACCTGCTATTTGTAGGCTTCTTTAATCGATTGCCTCGTCTCGCAGGACTGGGACTTACCGCGGCCTACGGCTATTTTCTCTACAAGGGTTTATTGAAATGA
- a CDS encoding carotenoid biosynthesis protein codes for MLTDHNLNRNGRLANWVYKLLWILFLACCMGRLLGDLAMFPLQNARILGDGFPVMAAILSVATLMRTLPAENSIMVAIYVIVISTVLTMIEVRIGILSGPISFTNVFGHKLFGRVPWAMPFIWVTLLINSRGVAKLILRPWRKARYYGFGMMGLTSLLIVLLSFQLEPFATRVNDYWHFTTQRISWYDTPWTTFLDWFIGSLIILAFTTLWFINKKPVKSEPVDFLPLLIWLIILGLLTTANLHHHLLTAGILGIATVIIVSPSAVAGARSKTDNVS; via the coding sequence ATGTTAACTGACCACAATTTGAACCGTAACGGTCGCCTGGCAAATTGGGTTTACAAACTTCTCTGGATACTATTCCTCGCCTGCTGTATGGGAAGGTTGCTGGGGGATCTTGCAATGTTTCCATTGCAAAATGCCAGAATTCTGGGAGACGGTTTTCCTGTTATGGCCGCCATCTTGAGCGTGGCTACGCTTATGCGCACCTTGCCTGCCGAAAACTCCATCATGGTTGCAATCTATGTGATCGTAATATCGACCGTGCTTACGATGATAGAGGTACGAATCGGAATCCTGTCCGGCCCAATAAGCTTTACTAATGTGTTCGGGCATAAATTGTTTGGCCGTGTCCCCTGGGCGATGCCTTTCATCTGGGTGACTCTCCTCATTAATTCCCGAGGCGTTGCCAAACTGATTCTTCGTCCCTGGCGCAAAGCGCGCTATTACGGGTTCGGGATGATGGGCTTAACGAGCCTGTTGATTGTTCTGCTCAGTTTCCAACTGGAACCGTTCGCCACCCGCGTGAATGACTACTGGCATTTCACCACTCAAAGGATTTCGTGGTATGATACGCCTTGGACCACCTTCCTGGATTGGTTCATCGGTTCGCTAATCATTCTTGCCTTCACAACGCTCTGGTTCATCAATAAAAAACCAGTCAAGAGCGAGCCGGTTGATTTTCTTCCACTGCTAATCTGGTTAATAATCCTCGGACTTTTAACCACCGCGAACCTTCATCATCACCTCTTGACCGCAGGGATTTTAGGAATTGCTACTGTCATTATTGTCTCCCCGTCAGCGGTGGCAGGAGCGCGGTCAAAGACTGATAATGTCAGCTAG
- a CDS encoding hemolysin family protein translates to MDTFSTNVVRLLGVFGLVLLNAFFVAAELALVKVRDTQVETLISKGNRRAKILRLLTKNLDAAISATQVGITLASLGLGMLVEPVFKALLDPVFGWLHVDSETIRHTVALSLGFFINTFLLIVVGELAPKAIALRKTVPVALWTAQPLAWFALITHPFVWLLNHSAQWLLDQFGIKAVDEHERSHSEEELRLLFTSTQRQSGATRFGRDIVMNALDLRLRIVREVMRPRQEITFLDTEASITECLDVAEKSRYSRFPLCENGDLDKTLGVIHIKDLFAMRIKARSGADLKPVVRKLIYVPETARLEKLLQLFLDRKLHFAIVVDEYGGTVGMVTLENVLEELVGQIQDEFDQEKPLVTKTSGQTWEVAGTLPLHELSEIVGETLQEEGVTTVSGWVTHRLGGFPKMGDIVTVGDYSLKVEEMEGMRVATLKLTRVRETEKQVESSSDQQKS, encoded by the coding sequence ATGGATACATTCAGCACAAACGTAGTCAGACTGCTGGGGGTTTTCGGCCTGGTGCTGCTGAACGCCTTTTTTGTGGCTGCTGAATTGGCATTGGTTAAAGTTCGCGACACACAGGTGGAGACTTTGATTTCGAAGGGAAACCGACGCGCGAAGATATTGCGCTTGCTGACCAAAAATCTTGATGCTGCCATCAGTGCCACGCAGGTTGGCATAACGTTGGCCAGTCTGGGACTGGGAATGCTGGTGGAGCCTGTATTTAAGGCGCTGCTGGATCCTGTGTTTGGCTGGTTGCATGTGGATTCAGAAACCATCAGACACACGGTGGCGCTTTCGCTCGGGTTTTTCATCAACACCTTCCTGCTGATTGTCGTCGGTGAGCTGGCTCCCAAGGCAATCGCCCTGCGCAAGACCGTTCCCGTGGCACTTTGGACAGCTCAGCCGCTGGCATGGTTCGCATTGATTACGCATCCTTTTGTTTGGCTCCTAAATCATTCCGCCCAATGGCTCCTGGATCAATTTGGAATCAAGGCGGTCGACGAGCACGAACGGTCTCATTCCGAGGAGGAACTACGCCTGTTATTCACCTCAACACAACGACAATCGGGTGCCACAAGATTTGGACGAGATATTGTGATGAATGCCTTGGATTTGAGACTACGCATTGTTCGCGAGGTGATGCGTCCAAGGCAGGAAATTACATTCCTGGATACCGAAGCCAGCATCACTGAGTGTTTGGATGTGGCGGAAAAAAGTCGCTATTCCCGCTTTCCATTGTGCGAAAATGGTGATTTGGACAAAACACTGGGGGTGATTCATATCAAAGATCTTTTTGCCATGCGGATCAAGGCTCGCAGCGGAGCGGATTTGAAACCGGTGGTACGCAAACTGATTTATGTGCCCGAAACAGCGCGATTGGAAAAGCTGCTTCAGCTCTTTTTGGATCGAAAACTGCATTTTGCCATTGTAGTGGATGAATATGGCGGAACAGTAGGCATGGTAACCCTGGAAAACGTCCTGGAGGAACTCGTCGGTCAAATTCAGGATGAGTTTGATCAGGAGAAACCACTTGTAACCAAAACCAGCGGTCAGACCTGGGAAGTGGCCGGAACCCTGCCTTTGCATGAGCTATCGGAAATTGTGGGTGAAACATTGCAGGAAGAGGGAGTTACCACCGTCAGTGGTTGGGTGACGCACCGACTGGGCGGATTTCCCAAAATGGGTGACATCGTTACCGTGGGTGACTACTCGTTAAAAGTGGAAGAGATGGAGGGAATGCGCGTGGCTACGCTCAAGCTAACCCGTGTGCGCGAGACTGAAAAGCAGGTGGAAAGTTCATCCGATCAACAGAAATCCTAG
- a CDS encoding hemolysin family protein produces MAGTLLIVIVIGICLILSFIFSGMEAGVLALSRIRIRQYARSGNRKAMVLLQYLEQPENFLWTILIGNTLANLIAVGVLVVLLRRWFGQHPIPLLAGFIVIMFLFYTFFELLPKMLFRAYPNRLCMAVAIPFRITYMVLSPLVSLVTSLSHGLLRWTGGKTFTGNLFGSRDEMRLVMQESAQGLTSEERIMINRVLDLQNITVHQVTIPMEKVATVSVDTPMSEVLKLAQERRATRLPVFRNDGIQRRVIGVVSLRTVLYQPDLDVRKTAGDYVKPALYLEEGMRLEDALKRMQRSGERLAIVLGRNQREIGIVGLQDILKTMFGEVRL; encoded by the coding sequence ATGGCTGGCACATTGCTCATCGTCATCGTAATTGGAATTTGTCTTATCCTCTCCTTCATTTTTTCAGGGATGGAGGCGGGTGTGCTGGCATTAAGTCGCATACGGATACGTCAGTACGCACGTTCGGGGAATCGCAAGGCAATGGTTTTGCTCCAATACCTCGAGCAGCCGGAAAATTTTCTTTGGACAATTCTTATTGGCAACACCCTGGCAAATCTCATTGCTGTGGGAGTGCTGGTGGTTCTTCTGCGTCGATGGTTTGGCCAGCATCCGATTCCACTGCTGGCGGGCTTCATCGTCATCATGTTTCTTTTTTACACCTTTTTCGAATTGTTGCCAAAGATGCTCTTTCGCGCCTATCCCAATCGTTTATGCATGGCGGTGGCGATACCATTTAGAATAACCTATATGGTGCTCTCCCCTTTGGTATCATTGGTTACGAGTCTGTCTCATGGCTTGCTGCGTTGGACCGGGGGGAAAACATTTACGGGCAACTTATTCGGCAGCCGGGATGAAATGCGGCTGGTGATGCAGGAGTCAGCCCAGGGACTTACATCCGAAGAACGCATCATGATTAATCGCGTCCTGGATTTGCAAAATATTACAGTGCACCAGGTGACAATCCCGATGGAGAAAGTTGCGACCGTTTCCGTCGATACGCCGATGAGCGAAGTGCTCAAATTGGCTCAGGAAAGACGCGCTACCCGCCTGCCGGTTTTTAGGAATGACGGGATTCAACGGCGGGTCATTGGGGTTGTCAGTCTGAGAACCGTATTATACCAACCTGATTTGGATGTCAGAAAAACGGCCGGTGATTATGTCAAGCCGGCGCTATATCTGGAAGAAGGAATGCGTTTGGAGGACGCTTTGAAGCGGATGCAAAGAAGCGGGGAACGGCTGGCGATAGTGCTTGGGCGGAATCAACGCGAAATTGGGATTGTAGGCTTGCAAGATATCCTCAAGACCATGTTCGGAGAGGTGCGGCTGTAG
- a CDS encoding hemolysin family protein, giving the protein MALMPYVSLFGVLMFAGWSFFFALAESALFSLGKWQIRQLEEKKRVPGGLVARLLVEPQHLLATIVLGNTVSNAAILAITLWAAPWDDWLFFVLLPCLLVLILIGCEVVPKTLAVRAPEKWALRVARPMHFLLNVTRPFRYTAQTITTMILKAVLPKSARSPSVLSDEEYQELLELAYQQGTLAQSEKEIILQIIGLDRETAKDVMKPRAQMACIPDDLPVEEMIAAARKYKHSRLPLYDESPDTIVGVLNVRTLLIDPETDLADVIEFPSFVPETMNLLQLLKSLQRQQRGLAIVLDEFGGTAGIITMQDILEKMVGKIRGEGEPEGFVMEKLGPGRWRVNGTMRLDDFRREYPALGEVPEIDTMGGLAVAQKQTVPATGESVSFRGLRLKITSADERRVRELLVEVMRK; this is encoded by the coding sequence ATGGCACTCATGCCATATGTGTCTCTTTTTGGGGTGTTGATGTTTGCGGGGTGGAGTTTTTTCTTTGCCCTGGCAGAGTCGGCATTGTTTTCCCTTGGAAAGTGGCAAATTCGACAATTGGAGGAGAAAAAGCGAGTGCCTGGAGGATTGGTGGCGCGCTTGCTGGTTGAGCCACAGCACCTGCTTGCCACCATTGTCCTGGGAAATACGGTATCCAACGCTGCGATCCTGGCCATAACTCTCTGGGCCGCTCCATGGGACGACTGGTTGTTTTTTGTACTACTGCCCTGTTTGCTGGTTTTGATCCTGATCGGTTGCGAGGTGGTGCCCAAAACACTGGCTGTGCGGGCACCCGAAAAGTGGGCATTACGTGTGGCGCGCCCCATGCACTTTCTGCTGAACGTGACTCGTCCGTTCCGCTACACAGCCCAAACGATCACCACGATGATTTTAAAGGCAGTTCTTCCGAAGTCGGCACGCTCACCATCCGTGCTTTCGGACGAAGAGTATCAGGAGCTATTGGAGCTGGCTTATCAACAGGGGACTTTGGCCCAGTCCGAAAAAGAAATTATTCTCCAGATTATCGGCCTGGACCGTGAAACTGCCAAGGATGTAATGAAGCCTCGCGCGCAGATGGCCTGTATTCCAGATGATCTTCCAGTTGAAGAAATGATTGCGGCCGCCCGCAAATACAAACACAGCCGGTTGCCGCTCTACGATGAATCTCCTGACACTATCGTGGGGGTATTAAATGTCCGGACACTTTTGATCGATCCAGAGACAGATCTGGCGGACGTCATCGAATTTCCTTCCTTTGTGCCGGAAACCATGAATTTGCTTCAGCTTTTAAAGAGTCTCCAACGGCAGCAACGCGGTCTGGCGATTGTCCTGGATGAGTTCGGCGGAACTGCCGGGATCATCACCATGCAGGATATCCTTGAAAAGATGGTTGGAAAAATCCGTGGGGAAGGAGAACCGGAAGGCTTTGTAATGGAGAAATTGGGGCCCGGACGCTGGCGGGTCAATGGTACTATGCGGTTGGACGATTTCCGCCGGGAGTATCCTGCTCTCGGGGAAGTTCCCGAGATTGATACCATGGGAGGACTCGCTGTGGCGCAAAAGCAAACCGTTCCTGCCACGGGTGAATCAGTAAGTTTTCGCGGTTTACGACTAAAAATAACCTCGGCCGATGAACGTCGCGTGCGAGAGTTATTGGTGGAGGTGATGAGGAAATAA
- the ftsZ gene encoding cell division protein FtsZ: protein MNIMPEAAPIGKKFSLKVIGVGGAGGNATEYMSQQTYEGISFLAINTDAQALNQLGVAEKIVLGSKLTRGLGTGGDPDMGRAAAEEDIDRIRGLVAGADVVCVVAGMGGGTGTGAAPVVAKLAKEGGALVLGIVTLPFEFEGSRRGRQAQLGLRDLKSEADGVICLPNQKVFKLIDENTSVNEALKITNEFLAQGVRGIWRLLNQTGLINVDFNDLCAVLRGRHEESSLATVEASGENRSKEVVEKLLAHPFLEGGQVMSEADAVLVSLAGGPDMTMTEINRIMEQINRHCENAHIIMGAGIHESFAGRLSVTLVASRRNSREEKPSSRQMHTQVAPRESVETGSPTQQEKNILNPEVTPRPTSRYVPPAPSLTPQQTEHLISSQGKTSSGRSRKKSFAMLQGQLPLEIVSKGRFEKSEPTIHQGEDLDVPTYIRRGVALN, encoded by the coding sequence ATGAACATAATGCCTGAGGCGGCGCCAATCGGAAAAAAGTTTTCGCTCAAAGTTATTGGCGTCGGTGGTGCGGGCGGCAATGCCACGGAATACATGTCCCAACAGACCTATGAGGGAATAAGCTTTCTGGCGATCAACACTGACGCACAGGCGCTGAACCAGTTGGGAGTGGCCGAGAAGATCGTTCTGGGTTCCAAGCTTACGCGTGGTTTGGGCACGGGTGGTGATCCTGATATGGGACGTGCTGCTGCAGAGGAGGACATTGACCGAATTCGGGGTTTGGTAGCTGGCGCCGATGTCGTTTGCGTCGTGGCCGGAATGGGTGGCGGAACAGGAACCGGGGCGGCGCCGGTGGTTGCAAAGCTGGCAAAGGAAGGCGGTGCGCTGGTGCTGGGCATCGTCACACTTCCATTTGAATTTGAAGGTTCCCGCCGTGGGCGTCAGGCGCAACTCGGCTTGCGCGATTTAAAGAGTGAGGCCGATGGTGTGATCTGCCTGCCGAATCAAAAGGTTTTTAAGCTTATTGACGAGAATACCAGCGTCAACGAGGCATTGAAGATTACCAACGAGTTCCTGGCTCAAGGTGTGCGAGGCATCTGGCGGCTATTGAATCAAACCGGCCTCATTAATGTTGATTTCAATGACCTCTGTGCAGTGTTGCGGGGACGTCACGAGGAAAGTTCCCTGGCCACAGTCGAAGCCTCAGGTGAGAACCGCTCGAAGGAAGTGGTTGAAAAACTCCTGGCGCATCCGTTTCTTGAAGGCGGCCAGGTGATGTCCGAAGCAGATGCGGTTCTGGTAAGCCTGGCGGGTGGTCCTGACATGACGATGACCGAGATCAATCGCATCATGGAACAGATCAACCGTCATTGCGAAAATGCCCACATCATCATGGGAGCTGGCATTCATGAGAGCTTCGCTGGCCGGTTATCAGTTACGCTGGTTGCTTCCCGACGCAACAGCCGTGAGGAAAAGCCTAGCTCCCGTCAGATGCACACACAGGTTGCACCAAGAGAGAGCGTCGAGACGGGTTCTCCCACTCAACAAGAAAAAAATATTTTAAATCCGGAGGTGACTCCGCGGCCGACTTCGAGATACGTTCCGCCAGCTCCATCCCTGACACCGCAACAGACTGAGCATCTGATTTCCTCCCAAGGCAAAACCAGTTCCGGCCGTTCACGCAAAAAATCCTTTGCGATGCTCCAAGGGCAATTGCCGTTGGAAATAGTGTCCAAAGGCCGGTTTGAGAAGAGCGAACCGACGATCCACCAAGGCGAAGATCTGGACGTGCCGACTTATATCCGGCGCGGAGTGGCGTTAAACTAG
- the ftsA gene encoding cell division protein FtsA has product MFDPGSLIVGLEIGTSKVCAVVGEVNSTGALNLIGVGQARSRGVRKGEIADAPLVEEDVRNAIVEAEQMADVEIRSVYLGVTGSHIRGFNNRGVHPVVSADREITEEDVQDVIKNAKAINLPAQNHVLHAIRQHFTVDGQDGIVNPTGMLGARVEVDVHVVHGNFNRLQNPIRTVKGLQLEVEAIVFNGLASSLALLTTEQKEMGALVIDIGGGTTNFAVYADGIIKHTGVLAVGGDHVSNDLAYGLKVPLGRAEQLKIERGSATADDNIKGQSFSISSELGLPEKSINLEHLRRIMTLRLEEIFQLIEQDIAQSGLLDYLRAGVFICGGGARIPDILKLAERVFQLPASLGKANSISGIKSALDQPEFATAIGLVKFGSFQQKKRRTGITEGIRQTFTDIFNRKS; this is encoded by the coding sequence ATGTTTGATCCTGGATCCTTGATTGTCGGACTGGAAATTGGAACTTCCAAGGTTTGCGCCGTCGTGGGCGAAGTGAACTCCACCGGAGCTCTGAATCTCATCGGCGTGGGGCAGGCGCGCTCCCGCGGTGTGCGGAAAGGCGAAATTGCCGACGCGCCCCTGGTGGAGGAGGATGTACGCAATGCCATCGTCGAAGCCGAGCAGATGGCGGATGTCGAAATACGGAGTGTCTATTTGGGGGTGACTGGAAGCCATATTCGTGGATTCAACAATCGAGGAGTTCATCCGGTGGTTTCAGCAGACCGTGAGATTACAGAGGAGGATGTGCAGGATGTCATCAAAAACGCCAAGGCCATCAATCTCCCCGCGCAAAACCATGTACTTCATGCCATTCGCCAGCATTTCACTGTGGATGGACAGGATGGCATCGTCAATCCGACCGGCATGTTGGGGGCCCGGGTAGAGGTGGATGTGCACGTGGTGCATGGGAATTTTAACCGTTTGCAGAACCCCATTCGAACCGTGAAAGGATTGCAACTGGAAGTGGAAGCCATAGTTTTCAATGGGCTCGCTTCCTCGCTGGCACTGCTCACCACCGAACAAAAGGAAATGGGAGCCTTGGTGATCGATATCGGTGGCGGCACGACGAATTTCGCGGTTTATGCAGATGGTATCATAAAGCATACAGGTGTGCTCGCGGTGGGCGGCGATCATGTTTCGAATGACCTGGCTTATGGATTGAAGGTGCCGCTGGGACGTGCGGAACAACTTAAGATTGAACGCGGATCGGCCACGGCAGATGATAATATAAAAGGCCAGAGCTTCAGCATTTCCAGCGAACTTGGATTGCCTGAAAAGAGCATTAATCTCGAACACTTGCGTCGGATTATGACGCTTCGGTTGGAGGAAATTTTTCAGTTAATTGAGCAGGATATTGCTCAATCGGGATTGTTGGATTATTTGCGGGCCGGCGTTTTCATTTGCGGTGGTGGAGCCCGCATTCCGGATATTTTAAAGCTGGCAGAGAGGGTGTTTCAATTGCCGGCCTCTCTCGGCAAGGCCAATTCCATCAGCGGAATCAAATCGGCGCTCGATCAGCCGGAATTCGCTACCGCCATAGGCCTAGTAAAGTTCGGTTCGTTCCAACAAAAAAAGCGTAGAACGGGAATAACTGAGGGTATCCGGCAAACGTTCACGGATATTTTTAATCGTAAATCGTAA